One part of the Lotus japonicus ecotype B-129 chromosome 2, LjGifu_v1.2 genome encodes these proteins:
- the LOC130736350 gene encoding uncharacterized protein LOC130736350, which translates to MTSQASSDSTPETVTTPTVVPPVAPLTTPAKSDFHPALAVSNIRNNIPIRLDMGTDRYGTWAELFRIHARSHRVLHHIVPGADKPPPLVTDPTYEQWATLDATVLQWIFSTISVDLMTTIMELDSTALSAWTRLADRFHDNQNARAVTLEQEFSVVRMEAFPTVATYCQRLKTLSDQLRDVGAPVNNHRLVLQLISGLTDAYKGVATLIRQSNPLPSFHQARSMLTLEEAGMAKMKPVEPPTAYVATQPRPSDASSQSSDCRSSNRSRSHNFKGRGGNRGNGGGL; encoded by the coding sequence ATGACTTCTCAAGCCTCATCGGACAGCACCCCTGAGACCGTCACCACTCCTACGGTGGTCCCCCCAGTGGCTCCTCTTACCACGCCGGCCAAGTCTGATTTTCACCCGGCGCTTGCTGTTTCGAACATTAGGAATAACATTCCTATTAGGCTTGACATGGGCACTGACCGCTATGGCACTTGGGCGGAGCTTTTTCGCATTCATGCCCGTTCCCATCGGGTTCTGCATCACATTGTCCCTGGTGCGGACAAGCCTCCTCCGCTAGTCACTGACCCTACTTATGAGCAGTGGGCCACTTTGGATGCCACGGTCCTTCAGTGGATTTTTTCCACCATTTCTGTTGACCTGATGACCACCATCATGGAGCTTGACTCCACTGCTCTCAGTGCTTGGACGCGTTTAGCGGATCGATTTCATGATAATCAGAACGCCCGTGCAGTTACCCTAGAGCAGGAGTTTTCTGTTGTTCGCATGGAGGCTTTTCCGACCGTCGCCACCTACTGTCAGCGTCTGAAGACGCTTTCTGATCAGCTCCGTGATGTCGGGGCTCCTGTGAACAACCATCGTCTAGTATTGCAGCTCATCTCCGGCCTCACTGATGCTTATAAGGGTGTCGCCACTTTGATTCGCCAGAGCAATCCACTCCCCTCGTTTCATCAGGCTCGCTCCATGCTCACCTTGGAAGAAGCCGGTATGGCTAAGATGAAACCTGTTGAGCCTCCTACTGCCTATGTTGCTACTCAGCCGCGACCTTCTGATGCCTCTTCTCAGAGCTCTGATTGTCGGTCCTCCAATCGTTCTCGATCCCACAACTTTAAGGGTCGTGGTGGGAATCGTGGCAACGGTGGTggattgtga